In Hahella sp. KA22, one genomic interval encodes:
- a CDS encoding UDP-glucose/GDP-mannose dehydrogenase family protein: MKVTVFGIGYVGLVQAAVLADVGHDVMCVDVDEAKVENLKKGIIPIYEPGLTPIVEANFEAGRLKFTTNAKLGVEHAEIQFIAVGTPPDEDGSADLKYVLGVAATIASYMTSPKLVINKSTVPVGTADKVSAAIAAKLSERGESIEFDVASNPEFLKEGAAVTDCMKPDRIVVGSENPGSVEKLRELYAPFNRNHDRMIVMDVRSAELTKYAANCMLATKISFMNEIANLAEKLGADIENVRKGIGSDPRIGYHFIYPGCGYGGSCFPKDVQAMVRAADSIDFDAQLLKAVESVNYRQKETLFKKVSAYFDHKLEGRTIALWGLSFKPNTDDMREASSRVLMEALWRAGAKVRAYDPEAMEETQRIYGARDDLSLVGTKESALQGADALVICTEWKSFRAADFAMIKQTLQSPVIFDGRNLYDPETVKKHGLDYYGVGRGLSIAR; the protein is encoded by the coding sequence TTGAAAGTAACAGTATTTGGAATCGGTTATGTAGGCCTTGTTCAGGCGGCCGTGCTTGCCGATGTCGGACACGATGTTATGTGCGTCGATGTCGATGAGGCGAAAGTTGAAAACCTGAAGAAGGGAATCATTCCAATTTACGAACCCGGTCTGACGCCTATCGTAGAGGCTAACTTTGAAGCGGGCCGGCTAAAATTTACGACAAACGCCAAGCTGGGCGTCGAGCATGCTGAAATTCAGTTCATCGCTGTTGGCACGCCGCCGGATGAAGACGGCTCCGCGGACCTCAAATACGTTCTGGGCGTCGCCGCCACCATCGCCAGCTACATGACCTCGCCGAAGCTGGTGATCAATAAAAGCACCGTTCCAGTCGGCACAGCGGACAAAGTAAGCGCCGCCATCGCCGCGAAATTGAGCGAGCGTGGCGAAAGTATTGAGTTTGACGTCGCTTCTAACCCTGAGTTCCTGAAGGAAGGCGCGGCGGTCACCGACTGCATGAAACCCGACCGTATCGTTGTAGGCTCAGAGAATCCGGGCTCCGTCGAAAAGTTGCGCGAACTCTATGCGCCTTTCAACCGTAACCATGATCGTATGATTGTTATGGACGTACGCTCGGCTGAACTGACAAAATACGCCGCCAACTGCATGCTGGCGACGAAAATCAGCTTCATGAATGAAATCGCCAATCTGGCGGAAAAGCTCGGCGCGGATATAGAGAACGTACGTAAAGGCATCGGCTCAGACCCACGTATCGGTTACCACTTTATCTACCCAGGCTGCGGCTACGGCGGCTCCTGCTTCCCTAAAGACGTACAAGCCATGGTTCGCGCCGCAGACAGCATCGATTTCGACGCGCAGTTGTTGAAGGCGGTGGAGTCGGTTAACTACCGTCAGAAAGAAACGTTGTTCAAAAAAGTCAGCGCCTATTTTGATCACAAGCTGGAAGGCAGAACCATCGCGTTATGGGGACTGTCTTTCAAGCCCAACACCGACGACATGCGCGAAGCCTCCAGTCGCGTGCTGATGGAAGCACTGTGGCGCGCTGGCGCGAAAGTCCGCGCATATGACCCTGAAGCCATGGAAGAAACCCAGCGTATTTACGGCGCCCGCGACGACCTGTCTCTGGTGGGGACAAAAGAGTCCGCGCTGCAAGGCGCCGACGCGCTGGTGATCTGCACCGAATGGAAGTCTTTCCGAGCGGCGGACTTTGCAATGATCAAACAAACACTGCAGAGCCCGGTCATTTTCGACGGTAGAAACTTATACGATCCTGAAACCGTGAAAAAACACGGACTGGATTACTACGGCGTCGGCCGCGGTCTCAGCATCGCTCGCTAG
- a CDS encoding O-antigen ligase: protein MTITRNQLRDFFLGLVMFYYSGFMSFLTGLISGGGRSGHGGAEMIAESASGNMVRQLVGLSILGIGGYFVLHLRDRSLGTFVSRHIYWLILLGYIVLSILWSVEPSVSVRRIISLMIVFVAALALLQEYTPEYLLSLIARILGYAAIAGLIYAVISPQNGFIQGGLREGALLGIFGDKNAGARCYVYALMTFYGLRMYETRQDRILIGGLVVAIILSNSATALAMVFGGMGLTTIFNGSRVIGNSQKTFNRLIVVTAGLLIGAVLANYFYELILLSLGRDPSLTNRTIIWELLGPSLDDRPTFGYGYGAFWASVYVESFVKVWGFIGNAHSGYVETRLNGGYVGLIILIATFVMSFWRIARAFTFHPESSVFALMASILLIQAAVNYIGFIIPNHVSFDMFMFSIIVIVAGKYGLSRELSPTPLYEVQPDPAEARA, encoded by the coding sequence GTGACGATTACGCGCAATCAGTTAAGAGATTTTTTTCTCGGCCTGGTCATGTTTTATTACTCGGGCTTTATGTCGTTTCTGACCGGATTAATATCCGGAGGCGGCAGAAGCGGGCACGGCGGCGCGGAAATGATCGCAGAGTCAGCCAGCGGCAACATGGTGCGCCAATTGGTGGGACTCAGCATACTGGGCATAGGCGGCTATTTCGTCCTGCACCTGCGTGACCGCTCTCTGGGCACCTTTGTGTCCCGCCATATTTACTGGCTGATATTGCTCGGTTATATCGTGCTGTCCATCCTATGGTCGGTCGAGCCCAGCGTGTCGGTGCGACGCATCATCAGCCTTATGATCGTCTTTGTCGCAGCGCTGGCGCTGTTGCAAGAATACACGCCGGAATACCTGCTCAGTCTCATTGCGAGAATTCTGGGTTACGCCGCCATCGCCGGGTTGATATACGCCGTGATATCTCCCCAGAACGGCTTTATTCAGGGCGGGCTGCGGGAAGGCGCGCTACTGGGCATCTTCGGCGACAAAAACGCAGGCGCCCGCTGCTACGTGTATGCGCTCATGACTTTTTACGGCTTGCGTATGTACGAAACCCGCCAGGATAGAATCCTCATCGGCGGCCTAGTCGTAGCGATTATTCTGAGTAATTCGGCCACCGCGCTGGCGATGGTGTTTGGCGGCATGGGTCTGACCACCATTTTTAACGGCAGTCGGGTGATCGGCAACTCTCAAAAGACGTTCAACCGCCTAATCGTGGTGACAGCGGGTCTGTTGATCGGCGCCGTACTGGCTAACTATTTCTATGAACTAATCCTGCTGTCCCTGGGACGCGACCCATCGCTGACCAACCGCACCATCATCTGGGAGCTGTTAGGGCCAAGCCTGGATGACCGCCCTACTTTCGGCTACGGATACGGCGCATTCTGGGCGAGCGTCTATGTAGAATCATTCGTCAAAGTCTGGGGCTTCATCGGCAACGCCCACAGCGGTTATGTGGAGACGCGCCTCAACGGCGGTTACGTCGGGCTGATCATTTTGATCGCCACCTTTGTGATGTCTTTCTGGCGCATCGCCCGCGCCTTCACCTTCCATCCCGAGTCATCCGTATTCGCATTAATGGCGAGCATTCTGCTGATTCAGGCGGCGGTGAACTATATCGGATTCATCATCCCCAACCACGTGAGTTTCGACATGTTCATGTTCTCGATCATTGTCATCGTGGCGGGCAAATACGGGCTTTCGCGAGAACTCTCGCCCACTCCGCTGTACGAAGTGCAGCCGGATCCAGCGGAGGCGCGCGCATGA
- a CDS encoding glycosyltransferase — translation MKTQSVAIVLHDLRGGGAEKMMVRLANALAEQNTAVSMVLLTEGGVNKAELSSAVKLVELGSPRTLSSVPRLAAYLREARPDRILSALTHVNVATALACAMTGMLRRLVVSERNTYSLDKKVNTGAVMKFTYWLAPKIYRRLPNPIIAVSGGVARDLIETESLRPKDVVVAPNPVLTAKVLTMMDEPASHPWLQDPAMRVVVAVGRLSHQKGFDTLIRAFAQVADIANLKLVIFGEGELREELSALVSQLQLTEKVDLPGYAANPLAEMKAADLFVLSSRFEGSPNVLVEAMATGVPVLATNCPSGPDEILDQGRLAPLVPVDDVNAMAQALRKCMEHPSDNAELKNRADRYRDALSAQAYSAVLNGSVTVWGR, via the coding sequence ATGAAAACCCAAAGCGTAGCCATCGTCCTGCATGACCTGCGGGGCGGCGGCGCTGAAAAAATGATGGTGCGGCTCGCCAATGCGCTGGCGGAGCAGAATACAGCGGTGTCCATGGTCTTGCTGACAGAAGGCGGGGTAAACAAGGCGGAGCTATCCTCAGCCGTAAAGCTGGTGGAACTTGGCTCCCCCCGCACCTTGAGCTCCGTACCCAGATTGGCGGCTTACTTGCGTGAAGCGCGACCAGACAGAATTCTATCCGCGCTGACCCATGTGAACGTGGCGACCGCCCTGGCCTGCGCCATGACAGGCATGCTGCGTCGTCTGGTAGTGAGCGAGCGCAACACCTACTCCCTGGACAAGAAGGTCAACACTGGCGCGGTGATGAAATTCACCTACTGGCTGGCCCCCAAAATTTATCGTCGCCTGCCAAACCCGATCATCGCGGTATCCGGCGGCGTCGCACGCGACCTGATTGAGACTGAGTCGCTGCGTCCCAAAGACGTTGTCGTCGCGCCCAATCCGGTATTAACCGCTAAGGTTCTTACTATGATGGACGAGCCCGCCAGCCACCCGTGGCTGCAAGATCCCGCCATGCGCGTCGTCGTCGCAGTGGGAAGGCTCAGCCATCAAAAAGGGTTCGACACCCTCATCCGCGCCTTTGCCCAAGTCGCAGATATCGCCAACCTGAAACTGGTCATCTTTGGCGAAGGCGAACTACGTGAGGAGTTAAGCGCGCTCGTCAGCCAACTGCAACTGACGGAAAAGGTCGATCTACCTGGTTACGCCGCCAATCCTTTAGCGGAAATGAAAGCGGCGGATTTGTTCGTGCTCTCTTCAAGGTTTGAAGGAAGCCCCAACGTCCTGGTGGAAGCCATGGCCACTGGCGTTCCCGTACTGGCGACCAACTGCCCCTCCGGGCCGGATGAAATTCTGGACCAGGGACGTTTGGCCCCGCTGGTGCCGGTTGACGACGTCAACGCCATGGCGCAGGCGTTGCGCAAGTGCATGGAGCATCCCAGCGACAACGCTGAATTGAAAAACCGGGCTGATCGCTATCGCGACGCCCTATCCGCTCAAGCCTACAGTGCGGTATTAAACGGTTCTGTCACTGTCTGGGGGCGTTGA
- a CDS encoding WecB/TagA/CpsF family glycosyltransferase — MLNEATTTNVGGIRTSCLDRKQLALLVGEICQNYTPDQSAFLIFSSNGQAISLAGSDPAYLELMNNVDLVHADGQSVVTLSRWFSERPIAERSATTDMIHDIPVHYTPTLKHFFLGGLKDVVEQAAKIYSDTYANAEIVGIRDGYFSAADELNILEEINQSGADVLWVGLGKPKEQEFCIRHKDRLKVPVVISCGGCYNFLTGHYKRAPEWVQNNGLEWVHRMVLNPRKLFWRYLITNPHTIYLAYKNRYRGDRDTESKKVLFLLKTFSKGGGVERVSANLATSLKAQGYDPEFYVFFSKEEDISQLRQDWPVTLVEPGRKSPLKLIGEFLRFRRHVKNNHIGVVISSKETANLISLIALMFLPRVMKLFTRHCAFDVSDQKLAPRSIKALYCMYALTRSRIVTVSEDLAHQIKAFLPYNRNKVVARANPIIDERIFTLAEESAPIQGDYLCAVGRLCEQKGFDLLLDAYKQALTIQPALPKLVIVGEGDDRAALEKQAADLGLTDKVIFYGFTPNPYAIIKHAKLFVMSSRHEGLPTALVEAIALGVPVVSSDCETGPRELLDNGRYGGLAPNQNPTALAQAIVDNLTTPIAPEAEAVSKYRYADAADAYIKLFGERMA; from the coding sequence ATGCTTAACGAAGCCACAACCACCAACGTCGGCGGAATCAGGACCAGTTGTCTCGACCGCAAACAACTCGCGTTGCTGGTGGGGGAAATCTGCCAAAACTACACTCCGGACCAGTCGGCGTTTTTGATTTTCTCCTCGAATGGGCAAGCGATTTCATTGGCGGGCTCCGACCCCGCTTACCTTGAACTGATGAACAATGTGGATCTGGTGCATGCGGATGGACAAAGCGTCGTAACTTTGTCCCGTTGGTTCTCTGAGCGTCCTATCGCAGAACGTTCGGCCACTACTGACATGATTCACGACATCCCCGTTCATTATACCCCTACTCTCAAGCATTTCTTTTTGGGCGGCCTCAAGGACGTTGTGGAACAGGCGGCGAAAATCTACAGCGACACCTACGCCAACGCAGAAATCGTAGGCATACGCGACGGTTATTTCTCAGCGGCGGACGAATTGAACATCTTGGAAGAGATCAACCAGTCCGGCGCAGACGTGCTTTGGGTTGGTCTGGGCAAACCCAAAGAGCAAGAATTCTGTATTCGCCACAAAGACAGATTGAAAGTACCGGTGGTAATCAGCTGCGGCGGTTGCTACAACTTTTTAACCGGACACTATAAAAGAGCGCCGGAATGGGTGCAGAACAACGGTCTGGAGTGGGTGCACCGCATGGTCCTCAATCCACGCAAACTGTTCTGGCGTTACTTGATCACTAATCCTCATACGATTTATCTGGCCTATAAAAACCGCTACCGTGGCGACAGAGATACGGAAAGCAAGAAAGTACTGTTTCTGCTGAAGACGTTCTCCAAAGGCGGCGGCGTGGAACGTGTATCCGCGAATCTGGCCACCAGTTTGAAAGCCCAGGGATACGATCCAGAGTTTTATGTGTTCTTTTCAAAAGAAGAAGACATCAGTCAATTGCGCCAGGATTGGCCCGTCACCTTGGTGGAGCCAGGCCGCAAGAGCCCGCTTAAACTTATCGGCGAATTTTTGAGATTTCGCCGTCATGTGAAGAATAATCACATTGGCGTCGTTATCTCATCAAAAGAGACCGCCAACCTGATCAGTCTGATTGCGCTTATGTTTTTGCCGCGGGTCATGAAGCTATTCACCCGCCATTGCGCCTTTGACGTCTCAGACCAAAAACTGGCGCCGCGCAGCATCAAAGCGCTGTACTGCATGTACGCGCTGACCCGCAGCCGCATCGTTACCGTCTCCGAGGATCTCGCGCACCAAATCAAGGCGTTCCTGCCCTATAACCGCAACAAGGTCGTGGCGCGGGCCAACCCGATTATTGATGAGCGCATCTTTACTCTGGCGGAAGAGTCCGCGCCGATTCAGGGCGACTATCTCTGCGCAGTGGGCAGACTGTGTGAACAGAAAGGCTTCGACTTACTTTTGGACGCATACAAACAAGCGCTGACTATACAGCCGGCGTTACCCAAGCTGGTTATTGTGGGCGAAGGCGATGACCGCGCCGCACTGGAAAAGCAGGCGGCGGATCTGGGGCTGACCGACAAAGTGATTTTCTACGGCTTCACTCCCAATCCTTACGCGATCATCAAACACGCCAAACTCTTTGTCATGTCTTCTCGTCATGAAGGCCTGCCTACGGCATTGGTGGAGGCGATCGCCCTGGGCGTGCCAGTGGTTTCCAGCGACTGTGAAACCGGCCCCCGTGAGCTGCTGGACAACGGCCGCTACGGCGGCCTGGCGCCCAACCAGAACCCGACTGCATTAGCACAAGCCATTGTTGATAACTTAACGACGCCTATAGCGCCCGAAGCGGAAGCGGTAAGCAAATACCGTTACGCCGACGCCGCCGACGCTTACATCAAGCTGTTCGGAGAGCGGATGGCATGA
- a CDS encoding outer membrane beta-barrel protein: MTVGGSTKSKLLFNFNKHIKKTVRNRRGELRILAACVAALSGSSAWAAAEPFSFSAGPVNVYPQVKVEEKYNDNIYLQKDDKKESFVTIVSTGVMLEALKGDDSYYLGYKMSSGSYASAHTDDYIDHFVNGKAFWTLNHRNTLELLGRFEAGHEDRGTGIKQGPDVAPLEDLIEYDRSGAALTYTFGSKTSDGRLTLKLAGAQTEYTNQRDETRLRDRRTLETGAGFYWRVGNKTGLVLDVSRTHTDYMNDPSPADGAGGSKDSDYYKFLAGVSWAATDITKATFKVGRAEKRFEDESREDFSGASWETIVDWALKPYSKLRFTVERSAEESYGRGDFIDEKRVGASWTHNWNDRVTSKVGYNWTRDVYENDPESRKDDTSEATLALDYAFREWLNVGASWNFKDRDSTLDSYSHTRNLATIYVNAGF, encoded by the coding sequence ATGACAGTTGGCGGTAGTACCAAATCTAAACTTCTTTTTAACTTTAACAAGCATATAAAAAAAACCGTCCGCAATCGTCGCGGCGAGCTTCGTATTTTGGCCGCCTGCGTCGCCGCACTGAGCGGTTCTTCCGCGTGGGCGGCTGCCGAGCCGTTTTCTTTTTCCGCCGGACCGGTCAATGTTTACCCACAGGTAAAGGTCGAAGAAAAGTATAACGATAACATCTACCTGCAGAAGGACGACAAGAAAGAGTCCTTCGTCACTATCGTCTCCACTGGCGTAATGCTGGAGGCGCTGAAAGGTGATGATAGCTACTATCTCGGATACAAGATGAGTTCAGGCAGTTACGCCAGTGCTCACACTGACGATTATATCGACCACTTCGTCAACGGTAAGGCGTTCTGGACCTTGAATCATCGCAATACGCTGGAGTTGCTGGGCCGTTTTGAAGCAGGGCATGAAGATCGAGGCACCGGTATTAAGCAGGGCCCTGACGTCGCACCGTTGGAAGACCTGATTGAGTATGACCGCTCCGGCGCTGCGCTGACCTATACTTTCGGCTCCAAGACCTCCGATGGCCGCCTGACGCTGAAACTGGCTGGCGCGCAGACTGAGTACACGAATCAGCGGGACGAAACCCGTTTGCGTGATCGTCGCACTCTCGAAACCGGAGCTGGCTTTTACTGGCGGGTGGGGAACAAGACTGGTCTGGTGCTGGATGTGTCGCGCACGCACACGGATTATATGAATGACCCATCTCCTGCAGATGGCGCCGGCGGCAGCAAAGACAGTGATTACTACAAGTTTTTGGCCGGGGTTTCCTGGGCCGCTACGGATATCACCAAGGCGACGTTTAAAGTCGGCCGCGCCGAAAAGCGCTTTGAAGATGAAAGTCGCGAAGATTTCTCCGGCGCCAGTTGGGAGACCATTGTCGACTGGGCGCTAAAGCCTTATTCAAAGCTGCGTTTCACAGTAGAGCGTAGCGCTGAGGAGTCATATGGGAGAGGCGACTTTATTGACGAGAAGCGCGTCGGCGCATCCTGGACGCACAACTGGAACGATCGGGTTACGAGCAAGGTCGGATACAACTGGACCCGCGATGTGTACGAAAATGACCCCGAGTCCCGTAAGGACGATACCTCCGAAGCGACGTTGGCGTTGGATTACGCATTCAGGGAATGGTTGAACGTCGGCGCGTCATGGAACTTTAAAGACAGAGATTCAACATTGGACAGCTATTCGCATACACGCAATTTGGCGACCATATACGTTAATGCAGGGTTTTAA